The Streptomyces cyaneogriseus subsp. noncyanogenus region CGGAGTACGAGGCGGGCGTACGCCTGGGGCGGGGCCTGGTGGCGGCGGGCTTCGCGGTGATCACCGGCGGCGGGCCCGGCGCCATGGAGGCGGCCAACCGGGGCGCCTGCGAGGCGAACGGCACCTCGGTGGGCCTGGGCATCGAGCTGCCCTTCGAGCAGGGACTCAACCCGTACGTCGAGATCGGGCTGAACTTCCGTTACTTCTTCGTCCGGAAGATGATGTTCGTCAAGTACGCGCAGGGCTTCGTCGTCCTGCCCGGCGGGCTCGGCACCCTGGACGAGCTCTTCGAGGCCCTCACCCTGGTGCAGACCCAGAAGGTGACCCGCTTCCCCATCGTCCTGTTCGGCACCGCCTACTGGGGCGGCCTCGTCGACTGGCTCCGCGACACGGTGATCGCCGAGGGCAAGGCCGCCGAGCAGGACCTGCTGCTCTTCCACGTCACGGACGACGTGGACGAGGCAGTGGCGCTGGTCTCGAAGGAGGCGGGCCGCTAGAAGCACCCGTACGGCCCGGGAGCCGGGCGGCCGGGCTTCACACCAGGCCCCGGCGGGCCACCGCCGGAGGCCGGTGTCCGGCGATCGAGGCGACCATGTCCAGCACCTGCCGGGTCTCCGCCACCTCGTGCACCCGGTACACCTGCGCGCCGAGCCACGCCGACACCGCCGTCGTCGCCAGCGTGCCCAG contains the following coding sequences:
- a CDS encoding TIGR00730 family Rossman fold protein; translated protein: MATGNPEGKKRPPEEQRLGPVLRRRGQVQASTTDQRLLDERAPSDWVHTDPWRVLRIQSEFIEGFGTLAELPPAISVFGSARTPVDSPEYEAGVRLGRGLVAAGFAVITGGGPGAMEAANRGACEANGTSVGLGIELPFEQGLNPYVEIGLNFRYFFVRKMMFVKYAQGFVVLPGGLGTLDELFEALTLVQTQKVTRFPIVLFGTAYWGGLVDWLRDTVIAEGKAAEQDLLLFHVTDDVDEAVALVSKEAGR